ATGCCTAACTGCCCTAAAAATCGTAATAACAACGTATTTTCTTATTCACCGATATAACTTATGAtttaagaaatacatttcaaagcTTGAATCGTGTGTCCTTTCACTTCGGCATCTATATTTTTAACCAAGCAGCATTATTTCGAACATTGTGAAGTAACAGTTACTGTTCAAACTGGTAACGTACAATCCAAGGAAAACCACTGGGGTAAAGGTAGAGGACAAAAGTTAACTTCAACCGAAGTCAACGCCAAGAAGTGTTGTGGTTCTACATCGCTTTTGAAGTGACTTGTTACGAGCCAATGATGACATCAGCTTATATTGTCCTTAACGTTATAGACATGAGCAAGACCTTTACATTGCCAGAAAATTGAATTGAAGGCTTAATGATAGCAATTAACGTATCGCGTTCATTAACAGGCCAGGATAATCCATGTCGGTTGGATTTAGCCAAACTGCTGACCAGTGAGTGTGTCAGAGTTATCTCATCTGGCTACACTGAAACTACTGGTTGAATAAGTGTCATATCAAAATCATCTCATTCTTTTACTGATGATTAGTAATAGTTAACCGAGTAATGCCATCTTTGGAGTTCAGTTGAATTTAAAATCCCTGAAAGTTTGTGGTAATGTTAAATATGATGTGAAGTGATCTTGACATTTGCAGTATGACACAGCATCAATTAGTAAATGTACTGAAAGAGGTTGCATGGATTTAAAGGTTAAcctaaaagagagaaagaaacataagGTGCCCACTTGCCTCACATGgaaatgaaatttaaatatCTACTTAAAAATATATGCTGTTGGAAGCCCCTTttccaaaatatatatataacatttgTGCTTTAACCAGGACACATTCCTGGTGACTCGGGCAGTTCAGACTCATCTGAAAGATGTGATCTATGGTTGagttcattttctgtgtgtgtgtgtgtgtgtgtgtgtgtgtgtgtgtgtgtgtgtgtgtgatacaagTTAGTGCTATGTCTTACTTATTTGTGATCCCCCAGGAGTGTACTTCCTGGGTAAATATGCCCAGAAGAAGATCAGGGACATTCAGGAGAAGGAGGCGACCGAGTACATTGCTCAGGCCAGGCGACAGTTCCACTTCGAAAGCAACCAGAGGACCTGCAACATGACTGGTAATGTCCTCACACCGGTCCTTctgaataataattataaattcTTCGCAAATCCTTTAGAGTACTGCTCATAATGTACtgcactgtgctgtgtgtttgtgcgtcgCAGTGCTGTCCATGCTGCCTCCGCTGAAAGAAGCCATCATCAATCAGCTGAATTCAGAAAGTCTAACTGCACTACTTAAGACCAAGTGAGTCAAAGTTTCTAATAGGGTTAGATTCAGAtgatcaaatcaaacatttcccGTTCCACTTATACTCACAATTTACAGATATTTGTATGTTCAAGGccacaatgtattttttttttctgtgtacacgATCTTATGTAAGTATGTTGGTTTGTCACAGTTTGCAGTCttgataaaagaaaacattaattccgctttttcttctctgacatCCTCCCACAGACCAGCCAATAAGCTCGAAATCTGGGAAGATTTAAAGATCATCAGTAAGTTCCTCATATAACCAAACTGTGGAATATCAcacatttattataaaaaattAGTTACTCTGCTGCAgataaacaaaattaaattgataaaaaatgttcatgtgaGTTTGGACATCAAACACGTTTGACTCTTGTTGTCTTATTCAGGTTTCACCCGCACCATCGTGGGCGTGTACAGCACCTGCATGCTGGTGGTTCTACTGAGAGTCCAGCTGAACATCATAGGAGGATACCTGTACCTTGACAACTCTGTGGGCAAGAACACAATGGTGAGGAACACCAGCTTTATCAGCTACTTTGGCTTAGAGAACCTGTGAGAACACAGTAGTTACTGTAATGCAAATCTGTGAGTTTGGCTGTTCACACTGGAGAGGACAGATATTTGAAGTCCAAGCTCAGGCTGTAGCTAACAGTTATCTGCcagttattttttcacttcagtcttTTTGTCTACAACCACCGATTCCCAAAAAGAATAAACCAGAAAGGTCAGCTGGAAATAATTTAGCGTTATTTACTcgtgtgtgttatttgtgtattttttccctctcagactcctctggctcctccagATGTTCAGCAGCAGTACCTGTCCAGTATCCAACATCTACTGGGAGATGGTAGGATggacacacttacacacaaacacacaccgtaAAATGTTATTTCCGTTAAACACTGTTTAAACtcagtccatctgtctctctcgctctttctctccagGTTTGACAGAGTTGATGACACTAGTGAAGAAAGCAGTACAGAACTCCCTGGGAGGGTGAGTGTCTGTAACTAATGATCActcatgacattttttgttcATCCTCTTGTTTTGTGCTCTATGAAATGCAAAGCAATTGTGAAACATGCTCATCACGATTTGCCAGATCCAAAagtgatgtcctcaaatgttcTGTTGTgcaaccaacagtccaaaacccaacgATTAATTAACTAACTGTTGCAGCTGTAATttgcattattacatttttatagtttaaatttaagttacaaatgtaatgtcatgtaaaaaatgtatacacatGTTCCCAGAGCACCATGTAACACTTTAAAAACCACAATGAAAAGtctaaaacaaccaaaataatcagtttacaataagacaaaacagagaaatagaCCAACTTGTCACACATCGAGGCTTGAAACAGAAAcgtttttgattttatttttcatcagtaAGTGAAATGAAGTGATAAATCAGTGTTGAAACTAGTTAAATAAAACTCTCTGTTGGTTGCAGCATGTCTCTGAAGCAGAGTCTGTctctgctggaggtggagcagcagctgagctggATCAGAGCAGAGGTGGAGGCCGGCTCTGAGCGGCCGCTGTCCTGGTACATGCTGGCTGACAACGAGAACGCACTCGCTGATCAggtcactacacacacacacacacacacacacacacacacataaacagggTGATACACAGAAGTATTCACAGAGCAGTGTATTGATacatcctctgtctgtcctctgtcagGCGTGTGGGCTGACAGAACAGGATACTTTGACCATCAGACTGTTGAACGAGACCAGAGACATGTTGGACAGGTAAAcaccacactgtgtgtgtgttactcgTGTTCATCCACctgtagatgtgtgtgtttcatgattctgacacgtgtgtttgtgtgtgtgtttgtgacttcaGTCCAGACTTCACCACGGTCCTGAACGCCTGTTTGAACAGAGGTTTCTCTCGTCTCCTTGACAACCTGGCTGAGTTTTTCCGGCCGCCTCCCGGTGACGCCTCCCCGAGCTCTGCACCTGATAGGTCAGTTTCTTCGCCgacagaaatgttcttttttttccacacataaaTCTTGGGTTTACTATGTttattttgcttgtgtgtgttgttggtcATAAGAAACACTAGTAGAAGAATCTTTTGATTATTAactcaattaattaattagccAAAGTTTTTTGGAACAGATAAATGTCACTGAAATCCAGACACATCAGTTGACATTGACCTCAACATGactctgttgtgtctgtctgtgtgtgtgttcagtctgtcTGCAGTCAGCCTGCCGCTGGCCAAGATCATTCCAATCGTCAACGGTCAGATCAACACCATCTGCAGTGAGACTCCGAGCCACTTTGTTCAGGTGAAACCACACAAACATTGGAAAATATAAGCCAACAGGTCAGACTGTGCCTTGTTTGTTGTGATCAGCTGCCCATATTGGCTCAATTAAAACAAAGTCcacattctgcttttttttttttattttgctgtttgctgaGTGGTAAACAGATACCTCGCTCTGAGTAACTAAGTGTAAATTATTATGTGCATGTTGACAGTTTTTAGGTCGTTAATGTTTAATGAGGACAAGAAACTCTTAATTTAAATGTCTGAATTATCAGCACATTTGGGCTCTTGGGTTTATTACCACTAACTGCTAAAGCTAGGTATCAAAcctatttttacttttgttgtaGTGACTGAAATGTGTCGCGGCAGCGAGTGTCAGAAACTGTCAAGTACCAAAAGCTGCTGGCATCAGATGTCTGGTCAGATCATGATCTTCTTTACTTGTTCTTTGATTGGACGGATTATATATTTAGTCACTTTTAGAGGGACAGTTTTTCAATATCTGCTCATGATTGAAAGACACATCAGAGAAGTTCCTCTTTTCTTAAACTATAAATGTGACTGTGTTCaaaaagtttcacttttttcacagaAATCTGCACATTCATTTGAGTGTGCGGTGAAAAGTTCAGTTATATTAACCTGTCTGAGGTGTGTAAGTTGTAGTTTGCCTTGTAATCCAACAGAGGGCGCTCTTGACCTATTGCATGTCATATGGACCTATCAGCAAACTAAGATAACTTTAATGTTATGGCTGTGCTCATCACTCCTTCCCAGATCCCAAGGTGAAGTCTTCagtttgcttattttgtccaaccaacaaagactcttcatctactgtcataaatgacaaagaaccTGGCTGGAacctgcaaatgtttcacactTGGTTTAAAAGAAATTAGGCAAttgatcatttatcaaaatagttggctGCTAATATCTTTTCAAGACACATTAGTCTATTTCATCTCCGTCTCTATCTCTaatgttctgtctctctccctcaggaCTTGCTGATGAACGACCAGGTCAAAGAGTTTGCGGCCAACGTCTACGAGACCTTCAGCACGCCACAGGAGCTGCAGAAATAACTGACACACGAGGAGAGAAGGAGcattcagaggaagaaaagacagacgAAAACAGAAGTGATACGAGCCCTGGACTGTTGatccctccttccttttctcctccaaacCCTGCAGACATTTCACTCTGTGACAGTGTTGAGTGACGGGAAAACAGTCCACGATGAAGCAGCAGTGGGAGCGTCTGTGAACAGCGCCACTGTGGATTACCAAACTGGTTGCTCTGGGGATGTAGTCGCATCAGAGCCTGTGATCAACCCTGAGAGCAATGCATCTTGGGAACTGAGTCTTATTTACCCTGAGGGAAGACGCACACTGAGTAAAAAGTGTGGTGAAGGATCGGTCACAACTGTTCAGAGCTGATTTCCACTTTTTCACACAGGATGAGACTGACAAAGCACCAGTTTACGTTGATATACCAGATTCTCCCCTTTTCCATCGGCAGTGGTGAGTGTTATATGTCTTCTCATGTTTCCAGCCCTCTGCTCTGCACCTTCACTCCGTCTGGATATCAGAATGGTTTACAAAGTGTACggttctcttttttcctttctttattttcactaCATAATCCAGGTTGTAGAGGGCAGTGTGCAGGGTCAGACAGATGTGGGCTGATGTGTCAATAGagacaatatttttttgtgctgataaaatgtttttaaattgcatctttttttttgtcacgagggaaaaaaaatcttcagcaTCGTTATGGGTAATTTGGAGGCTGGAAGGTTTCTTTTATCCCATAATTACTTAATTTGCCTGGAAAATGTATTGAAGCCTGACATATTTATATCGATTCGAATTGTATAAAAGGTGGAGTAACCTATGCAATTCTAGGAGAAGGATAGTTGGTCATTGAGAGTCATTCCCAGGTCATCTAATACCGAGGCTTTGAGTCGATGATGCACTGCATCAGAACTTTTAACGCTCAGTAAATACAATTATAATTGAACGCAACTTTCCTCCAGCTGTCCAGGACCAGGGCTGCACAGTATTTCATCTCAGCATCGACGTCGCAATGTGCACACGTGCAGCAGTTATGTCACAGGAAGTGCAATGTTCAGTGAGGCAGTCTTGGTTATTTTAGAATAAGAAATGGTGAAAATCACAGATTAACTCCAAATTAGAGTGTAGTCAGATCACTGAATTATAATGTGGATCACCTTAAATGGTTTAAATTGAACTAACTTTgaactaaaaacacattattaacaAAGTCACACCAGTCCAGTATTGGGCGTGCAGAATTAAAGATGTTCTGAAAAACGCTGAGTTGTTAAACGTTTTACTTCAGCGTCTAAGAACCGGCGCTGTAGGTGTTGTTTAATTTCTGTCCAGTAGATGTCACTCTTCTCCATGGACTCTCCTGAACATCCCGTGTCTCTATTTGAAGGGCTTCATTCCAAAGTTTTTCAAGCTAATTTCAAGCTAAATTACATTGAATACATTTTCGATCTACGGTTGATGAAAATAACATTAGGTAACCTGACTTTTTGATTACATCCAAAGAGATCATTTTGTAGGAATGAACAGCATTGTTATCACTTTTCTCACACATGGCAGGTCATATTGTCTTGGAACGATGATGACGATTGTGTTTCCCCTCATCTCTTCATGTTTTACACCTCTTTTTTCActacatttgtatgtatgtgacTTCTGGAAAAGCGTCTGTGTGAAAATTAAAAGACAGATATCCAAGAGGCCAAGACATCTGAGAGAGCTCTGTCCCACCCTGTCTGATTAGATATGTGAATCAGGTGTGTGCAGCCAGAAGCGATCTGGTAAACAGCTAAACCAGACCTAAAGATGGtgagtttactgtcagagagcAGGAAAGAAACCTGAAAATCTTCACATTCACTGacctggaatcagagaatttagacttttttcATAGTTGGCTGACCATTTATCAGCTGACAACTAACTGATTATCgatattatacatttattgttGCTGCCcagatttttgtatttgtctaCCTGACATGAACTCAAGCATAACAAAATAGTAAACACCATTAATAAAAGGCAAAAGTCTTGTTAATTAAACCCAAGATGATAATTATTTCACTGCTGACAATGAAaagctttataaaccatttattgaGCAATTGTAAAGTTGCACCTGCTGactttaatattttgtaaatgcttaaaggtgcaacctgctgctaactgtagctgctgtttgcttgttagctcagtttcAGTAAAAATCTCTGCAACTCAAAACGGACCTCATAATGTCAAAGTTGATATgtcctcacattctgttgatgagtTAAGTTTTGAATGTTTACAATTGAAATTCTTACATGCTGCACatttaatgaatcatttataaAGCATGTCATCATTAGCACaatttaattaactataaatataccatttattaatgattattaCTATAAAGTGTTGCCTAATATTATTTCTTGAAGCTTTTTCTCAATCCTGTTATAGGTGATGAGTTCAGTCCAGTTCTGCTGTATAAAAGGAAAACACTCTCAGATCCTAAAATCATCTGATTGGCCAAACAAGCCCAGTGATACATTAGTAAAGTAAAGCGAAGCTGTGGAAGTCTTGAGACTTGAACTAGTTAAACAGAAACGCCTCTGAAGCTTTGGTGGCTGCTGGGATTTACCCACAAGCAGCTTGTGGAGAGGAAACGCGAGTCTGTCTCCTCTAGTGTCAAATTCATTTTCCTCCTTAGGAGATGAGTTAACATCAAGTGACAGCTCAGATAACTTCCTGATTCTTGGATCACATTAACTGTCAGGTGAGAATGTAAACCTGTGTATGTAATCGGCAATGTTATGCTTTTTGGAGCAGAACATCCTGAGTGacagctgaaaatgtatgtttgtagAGATTTATCGAAGAGATAATAAACGTCAAATGTGATTTCATACTCATTGCTCACCTTgtgttcctttttaaatgtccaATCTACAAATTGTGAGAAGGTTTCCTTGGATTCAATCCTCCAAGAGCCCAACAGGAAGTGGTTGCGTCAACAGGGGGCgccctcctgcagcaggaaacagttCCATCATGAGATAAGAGCCagcatgttggaaaaaaaactgctgttggCAAATCATCCAGTGTGCTGTTACATCTCTGACTCATAATTCAACAGAGGATGATGTCATCTCGTAATCACTTATTAATGAATTTAGGAAAATCTTTTGTCATAACTGTCGGATCAAAGTCAACCTGTGTATGGAATTCCAAAGACAGATACTTGTTTCCGTTCCAGTTTTTATGGAAACGATGAGCACAAGCAGGACGACAGcagatcttttattttattggatCATGTGACGGACCTCCTTAAtgtgctgttaaaaaaatagataaattaaaaaaaagggagtaCGTGTACTCTTgtcttttattattcattatgtGGAGCTATTCACAGACAGTGGACGTGTGAAGGATGGGAAATCCCTTCACTTATTACTTAACACTGCGGCCTTTTGTTGCGTGAGCTGGTAATTATTTAGCCAGATGAAACTGCACTGATTATACGACTGTGGACAGAGTTCAAGTTTCACGGCGGGTTAAGTAAACAGCGGACTTGACGTAAACaagttggacaaaagaagctcTTCCTGATCATCTTCTTCTACCCGTGTGACTCCGCACGACCTGAtacacaaggcaactcaaagtgttCCTCAGGGGCATGAAATTGCATTAAGACGTTAAAAACAAGTAGGAAGACAccaa
This region of Acanthopagrus latus isolate v.2019 chromosome 22, fAcaLat1.1, whole genome shotgun sequence genomic DNA includes:
- the pex3 gene encoding peroxisomal biogenesis factor 3 — translated: MFSSVWNFIKRHKRKFIFTGAVVGGVYFLGKYAQKKIRDIQEKEATEYIAQARRQFHFESNQRTCNMTVLSMLPPLKEAIINQLNSESLTALLKTKPANKLEIWEDLKIISFTRTIVGVYSTCMLVVLLRVQLNIIGGYLYLDNSVGKNTMTPLAPPDVQQQYLSSIQHLLGDGLTELMTLVKKAVQNSLGGMSLKQSLSLLEVEQQLSWIRAEVEAGSERPLSWYMLADNENALADQACGLTEQDTLTIRLLNETRDMLDSPDFTTVLNACLNRGFSRLLDNLAEFFRPPPGDASPSSAPDSLSAVSLPLAKIIPIVNGQINTICSETPSHFVQDLLMNDQVKEFAANVYETFSTPQELQK